A part of Gossypium hirsutum isolate 1008001.06 chromosome A07, Gossypium_hirsutum_v2.1, whole genome shotgun sequence genomic DNA contains:
- the LOC107929978 gene encoding uncharacterized protein has protein sequence MSRTIPSFRIIPLSPERMMKAILNNHLEHPQFGQQRTNKRGSRLYLRGKRLKMISPQSKPWQAASDYEGPRTETHLVTEPIEGTLIICFQGYGIENCHQIILFAHKHWLALYCCRNFMCTDCMFIQHEPFSFLNSVVTTAGGYLDLLSIFCYLVLKD, from the exons ATGTCAAGAACAATACCAAGTTTCCGGATAATCCCTCTGTCACCGGAAAGGATGATGAAAGCGATACTCAACAACCATCTCGAGCACCCACAGTTCGGCCAGCAAAGAACAAACAAAAGAGGTTCTCGGTTGTACTTACGAGGAAAGAGATTGAAGATGATATCGCCGCAATCGAAGCCTTGGCAGGCGGCAAGCGATTACGAAGGCCCAAGAACCGAGACCCATCTTGTAACAGAACCGATCGAAGGCACCTTGATCATTTGTTTCCAGGGTTACGGAATTGAAAACTGtcatcaaattattttattt GCTCACAAGCACTGGTTAGCTTTGTACTGCTGCAGGAATTTCATGTGCACTGACTGCATGTTTATCCAACATGAGCCATTTTCATTCCTTAACTCAGTAGTGACTACTGCAGGGGGATATTTAGATTTGCTTTCCATCTTCTGTTATTTAGTGTTGAAGGATTGA